TATCCCTTGATTGGTACAGGATCTTATAGCGACTTTGTTTTCGTGATCCTGGAGTATTTTTCAATAAACAAACTCATAACTATTGAATATTGTTAACAAGTCGGTATGACGCAGATGCAGTAATTGCCCTATATACGGCTAATAAACCACTCAACTTTAAAGTACCTAATTGGGTAAGATTTGAAAATGGACAAGCAATTATATTCCGACCAAAATGATAATGAACCAGGTTAAAATATTGAGCAAATGGTGAAAATACATGGTTCTCTGGCCCATACCCTGAGCTTGATGGTGAATTTTTTTATGCAGGTAGAACTGCTATCTCGCCGACTAAAACTCTCATGTTTGTTTGGGCAGCTCATAAGAATATACGCTCTAATATAGGCAACGCTGATTTTGGTGGGGACTTAGCAATACATGAAGTCTCAATGACTACGTTTCACTTTATCAATACATTTATTACGTTAAATACTATGAGAGCCTAGCGACTTACCGTAACTGCGACACTTAAACACATCAATACCAGATAATATGCCAACAAACTTTTGTGAGTCTTTAGTGGCGCCGCGCTTAGACCCGTCAGCAACTAAATAATCAACCTCAGCTTTATTCATCAATGGCGGGTAGTTGTCTTCAAGAACGTAATCCCGCCCCTACTTTGGCATTGAGCTTACCAATCAGTGCTCGGCGCTTTACTTCTTTATAAACATGCGCCCAATTATAGTGAACAGTCCCTGCACCAAACTAACCATTAATTAACTCAGCGATTTTTACACCATAGCCTTTTTAAACAGCTCAATTTTGCGCAACATCATGGTTTTATTGTGAGGCTCAAACTCAAACTATCTTTTGTCGTCATTCCACTCCGCCCAACTAGGCGGCTTAACAAATTCGCCTCAGGCAAAATGTCGATCAAGTTGAACTGAATATGCTTAAACTGGTGCCGAGTGAGTTTAAAGTGGATGTTCATCATTGGTTTATTATTTACGGACGTTACACTTGTTTCGCCAGAAAACCCCGTTGCGATTCTTGTATTAACGAAATGTTGTGTGTATTCAAAGATAAAACCAACAGAAAAGTATTGAAACTAGTTGGCCGATTTTGTATATATCAGCGTTACATCACCTTGTCCTAATTGTTCCGACAAGCCTGAAGTATCATCGATATGCCCAATACGCGTGTATGAGTATGAGGTATTAACCTTCTTGTAGAATACAACCATAGTGCGCGAGCCCCACAGCATCAGATCGCCATTGTTGATCGTCACAGGTTGATACGGATCAGTTGATAATGATTTTGGTAACTCGGCATGCTTTTCGTTACTGTTAAGATCGTCCATGTCGAGAGTCAGTGGTAGCATGGCAGCAAATTCACGTGCTGCGCTGGTGTTCGCTAAGGTTGCTTTGAAACGATAATCTCCTATGGTTATCCACATATGCGAACTCTCCAGTTTAATGGCTGTGTGTTTAGTTGCGATAGGACTTGCCGTTAACTCAGTTGCATAGCTGCTACCGAGTGTTAAAAAAAACAGCACTAATAGCCCAATTGGTTTGATGAATGCTAAGCGCTGATGAGGCGCTATTATGACTAAGGTGTTGACCTTATGTATGTTGACAGCAACAGGGTTATTCATAATAGCGGCCTCGTTAATTTTATTGTTTGAATAGACGAATATATTTAGTGTACTCGTGTGCGATAGGCTTGAAACGCCAGAAAAGCGCCAATGAGTAACACTGCTGCGCTTGCAATAAAAGTGCTTTGGTAGCCATCTGCATCGAAAAGTATTCCTCCGACAGTAGAGCCTAGGGCAATAGATAATTGCGCTACTGCCACCATCAAACCGCCACCGGCTTCAGCATTATTTGGCATCGCTCGCGCAAGCCAAGTCCACCACGCGACAGGTGCCGCGGTTGCAACCAGTCCCCACAGTGCAAGTAGTATTGCGACAATGAGTACATTGTTGCCGAAGGGGATCAGTGCTACGGCAATCATCGCCATAAAAGCAGGAATGCCGACAAGCAAACCATATAAAGTGCGTTTTAAGATTGTACTAATGATTAACGTGCCGATAAGCCCTGAAAATCCAATGGTAAGTAACAGCAGAGATAATGTAGATACGCTGGTATGGGTGACAGTTTCAAGGAAGGGTCTCAGGTAAGTAAATAATGCAAACTGCCCCATAAAGAAAGCACCGCATCCAGCCATGCCATAGGCAACAGCACGATTGTTAAGTGCCTTAAGAATATTTTTGGAACCTGAACCACCCGCCTCAGTTTTCATTGCAGGTAATGCCTGCCATTGCCATATTAAGGTAATAAGCGCGATAGGAATAAGCACTAAAAAGGTACCACGCCAGCCTATAAAAGAGCCTAAATAACTGCCCAATGGCGCAGCGATAACCGTTGCTAACGCATTACCTCCATTGAAAACAGCCAATGCTTTAGGGACTTTATTAGGTGGCACTAATCGAATAGCCATCGCGGCTGACATTGACCAGAATCCGCCAATGACTACGCCTAGGACTCCGCGACCAAGCATATAAGTTAGGTAGTTTGGAGCCAGCGCAACAATGGTTCCAGAGATCCCCATCAAAACAGTTAATATTAACATTAACTTTTTGCGGTCCATGGTGCCGATCAGCGTAGGAAGTAATAAGCTGGTTAGCACAGCAAAAGCGCCTGATATTGCAATACCTTGGCCAGCCATTCCTTCAGTGATCTGTAAGTCGCTGGCAATGGGAGTTAGCAGGCTAACTGGCATGAATTCGAAGGCGATAAGCGTGAATACGCATAAAGACATTGCAAAAACGCCACTCCAGTGAGCGGTAGTATTTGCCGTATCAGAGGGTGTTCCATCATAGGTATCAGATGTAGTGGATTTCATAGATTTTTTTAGTTACGCCTCGGTTTTACAAAAGTGCTATGCGTGCTCAAATAGCCCACATGGTTTAGGAAATACTGCTTAGTTAACTAAATCGTAAGTGTAGGCATTAAACATGATGCGGATTGACTTCATTAGTAATAGGGGCAAAAGGTTTACCTTGTGCCCTTCTCATCTCACTTCAAATACCCAACTATTTATTAAGCGAGGTGTTGCTTGAAGAAGCTTGTGAGCTTCTCGAACGGAATGACATCAACTTGATCATATAAATCAACATGGCTTGCGCCTGGAATAACCATCAATTCTTTTGGTTCCGCCGCATTCTCATAAGCTGTTTTAGCCATGTAGAGTGAGTGGGCTTTTTCACCATGGATAAACAACACCGGACGAGGAGAAATCTCAGAAATATAGGTCAATAAAGGCATGTTCATGAACGACAATGGCGTCGTCTGTGACCAAGCGTTACCTGAGTTGACCGCACGTGGATGGTAGCCTCGTGGTGTCATATAGTAATCATGATAGTCGAGCATAAATTGCGCTTCGCCGCCTTTTAACACGTTGTAAGACGGCTGATAGGCTGGTGTGCCTTTCTCTGCATCTTGCCAACGTTGCTGACTCAGTTGCTCTAGAGTTTGTGTGCGTTGTTCTAGGGTAACACTGTCGTTATAGCCTTTTGACATAACACGCGTCATATCATACATAGTGCTTGCTACAACGGCTTTAACACGTTTATCGACCGCGACGGCATTTAATGCCATACCGCCCCAACCACAAATGCCGATCATCCCGATACGTTCACGATCCACATTGGCTTGCATACCAATACAATCTACCGCAGCGCTAAAGTCTTCCGTATTGATGTCTGGCGGCAATATTGCGAGGTTCGCC
The Shewanella vesiculosa DNA segment above includes these coding regions:
- a CDS encoding cyclophilin-like fold protein translates to MNNPVAVNIHKVNTLVIIAPHQRLAFIKPIGLLVLFFLTLGSSYATELTASPIATKHTAIKLESSHMWITIGDYRFKATLANTSAAREFAAMLPLTLDMDDLNSNEKHAELPKSLSTDPYQPVTINNGDLMLWGSRTMVVFYKKVNTSYSYTRIGHIDDTSGLSEQLGQGDVTLIYTKSAN
- a CDS encoding MFS transporter, with product MKSTTSDTYDGTPSDTANTTAHWSGVFAMSLCVFTLIAFEFMPVSLLTPIASDLQITEGMAGQGIAISGAFAVLTSLLLPTLIGTMDRKKLMLILTVLMGISGTIVALAPNYLTYMLGRGVLGVVIGGFWSMSAAMAIRLVPPNKVPKALAVFNGGNALATVIAAPLGSYLGSFIGWRGTFLVLIPIALITLIWQWQALPAMKTEAGGSGSKNILKALNNRAVAYGMAGCGAFFMGQFALFTYLRPFLETVTHTSVSTLSLLLLTIGFSGLIGTLIISTILKRTLYGLLVGIPAFMAMIAVALIPFGNNVLIVAILLALWGLVATAAPVAWWTWLARAMPNNAEAGGGLMVAVAQLSIALGSTVGGILFDADGYQSTFIASAAVLLIGAFLAFQAYRTRVH
- a CDS encoding alpha/beta hydrolase, translating into MAANLAILPPDINTEDFSAAVDCIGMQANVDRERIGMIGICGWGGMALNAVAVDKRVKAVVASTMYDMTRVMSKGYNDSVTLEQRTQTLEQLSQQRWQDAEKGTPAYQPSYNVLKGGEAQFMLDYHDYYMTPRGYHPRAVNSGNAWSQTTPLSFMNMPLLTYISEISPRPVLFIHGEKAHSLYMAKTAYENAAEPKELMVIPGASHVDLYDQVDVIPFEKLTSFFKQHLA